A stretch of Mustelus asterias chromosome 24, sMusAst1.hap1.1, whole genome shotgun sequence DNA encodes these proteins:
- the kbtbd13a gene encoding kelch repeat and BTB domain-containing protein 13, producing the protein MQPPSAYVSVRVEDELFSVEKQMLIENSDYFRALFESGMRECAQEEIQLQGLPARGFRVMLKVLRESQPILDREEILDAIECAAFLLVKPLTEHLIFIISSANCILMLQAAGIYGVFDLIHASAQFIRDVYANVREDLSFLSGDQLDYIESLSPSAYVAVTTHSPSAGHLDDISRTVCYLNEVENHWAILTSLPDKASTCLAGVTVLDNNIYIVGGVDGLNKQIVKPSFCYNTERNSWSEFPSLQHPRYNLTLTGQDGCLFAVGGMCKNTVLATVEKYHVASNTWSFAACLPRPGAGIACARTMGRIFVCLWLPLDTTDVYEYRSRKDEWILATTLKRQQSYGHCMVAHQDNLYVMRNGPADDFLRCMIDCFNLTRQQWTALAGQYVNSKGALFTAAIRGDTVFTVNRMLTLMYNIHEDKWKPAKERAGFPRSGSMHAFLLRLPKNRLPTRQQN; encoded by the coding sequence ATGCAGCCACCGTCGGCGTACGTGAGTGTGAGAGTGGAGGATGAGCTATTCAGTGTTGAGAAGCAGATGCTGATTGAGAACAGCGACTACTTCAGGGCGCTCTTTGAGTCGGGCATGCGGGAGTGCGCTCAGGAGGAGATCCAGCTGCAAGGGTTGCCGGCCCGAGGCTTTAGAGTCATGCTGAAGGTCCTGAGAGAGAGTCAGCCCATCCTGGACCGCGAGGAAATCCTTGACGCCATTGAATGTGCAGCCTTTCTACTCGTGaagcctctgacagagcatcttattttTATCATCAGTTCAGCTAACTGCATTCTAATGCTCCAGGCTGCAGGTATATATGGGGTGTTTGACTTGATTCATGCTTCAGCTCAGTTTATTCGCGATGTTTATGCCAATGTGAGGGAAGATTTGAGCTTTTTATCTGGAGATCAGTTGGATTATATCGAATCCCTATCTCCCAGTGCATATGTGGCCGTGACCACTCACTCCCCTTCCGCTGGTCACTTGGATGACATTTCCAGAACCGTCTGTTATTTGAACGAGGTGGAAAATCATTGGGCAATCTTGACTTCGTTACCAGATAAAGCCAGCACTTGCCTTGCAGGCGTTACCGTGCTGGACAACAATATTTACATAGTCGGAGGGGTTGATGGACTGAACAAGCAGATAGTGAAGCCTAGTTTTTGTTACAATACTGAAAGGAATAGCTGGAGTGAATTTCCGAGCCTTCAGCATCCCCGGTACAACCTAACGTTGACAGGACAAGATGGTTGTCTCTTTGCCGTGGGAGGAATGTGCAAGAATACAGTTCTCGCAACTGTGGAAAAGTACCACGTGGCATCCAACACATGGTCCTTCGCCGCTTGTCTGCCCAGACCTGGAGCTGGCATAGCATGCGCACgcacaatgggcagaatcttTGTTTGCCTTTGGTTGCCATTGGATACCACAGATGTCTACGAGTACAGGAGCCGGAAAGATGAGTGGATTCTTGCAACCACACTAAAACGCCAACAAAGCTACGGGCATTGTATGGTAGCACACCAGGACAATCTGTATGTCATGAGAAATGGACCGGCAGATGATTTCTTGAGGTGCATGATTGATTGCTTCAACCTCACGAGGCAGCAATGGACAGCTCTGGCTGGTCAATATGTGAACAGCAAAGGAGCACTTTTTACAGCGGCCATCAGAGGTGATACAGTCTTTACAGTAAACAGAATGTTAACTTTGATGTACAACATCCATGAAGATAAATGGAAGCCAGCAAAGGAAAGGGCTGGATTTCCTCGAAGTGGTTCGATGCATGCCTTCTTACTTAGGCTGCCAAAGAATAGACTGCCCACTCGACAGCAAAACTAA